A region of the Montipora foliosa isolate CH-2021 chromosome 8, ASM3666993v2, whole genome shotgun sequence genome:
tgcgacttgctggctatttcttGGGGAAGAGTGGTTGACGGAATGAATCGTACTAAATCTCCGGGAAATTACGGGAAGAACTCCTCGATAGTTCAGTTATATCCACGGTACGTTTTCGGTCAAATCGTCACGAAGTCGTAGATGAAATAGCGAGTAAAAGTGCTTAAAAAATCGCAGGACTGtacaaaggagccgctttcttctcatAATAAGAGAACATTTATCGGGAGAGCTGCgtaattgtcttcatcttgtctcaatccATGACATAGTACTCAAGCTTACATCTATACAGTCAGTGaaagagatggcgcattgacagttcttgcTCCCTTTTCAACGTAAAACCGAGACCCGATTCTCTCATCTTCAACACACGATTtaaaaccttccacatcttccgccattgtctttgtcacgctagaaataacaaaaaacaatttgttcgaaaatttgtcacctgtcaatcattgtgactgtaCTGTACCAATCAGAAACGCCCGTTCGtgaacgggtttttcaaaaataggaggtcttcttgcaagcgttccctcagtctcttgccccaactttcgcgagGCCAGTGCGGAAACTCGTTTCGAAGTTCTtgtgtcgaacaggaacgcttgctgcGCAGGCTATCTCATTGGTGAATTGGTGAATTCTTCAAGTGGTAGGTGAATCTTGAATAGGTGAATTCTTGGTCTTTTAAAGAATTTATATGCACattttggagcttttgattCAACATGATTCCTTTTAAATGCAGTCAAAAAAACTAGGTTTAGCgagaaagaaaaactgttgCTCTCAAAAGACGGAATAAAGTTGCCACCGGATTACGACACCGAAAGAGAAGAAACCGTCACCGTTATTTTGTGTAGGACTAAACATTGCTACTTAAATTAAATGTAATGACTCCTGTCGTTTGTTTTCCATTCTGTTTGGAACTCTTATAAATTACattgattgattaatttaattaagaaaaGTACTGTGACATAATTAGCAGCTGTCTGTCATCGcaactcagttttttttttgtaatttaaaactttttattattttgttacacctaaacacatacaacgattatgaattactaaaaatacaaatcacactattaattacaatatcaaaacaaaatagactactaattacaactaagtaaataacaattataagataacactactacacttacactcttacaataatttgaacaacaatagtaaaaaaaaaaaaaaaaaaaaaaaataataataataataataataataataataataataataataataataataaagatccTGGAAAACGTGCTCGAGATGATTCGCGAATATTTGAAAACATTGAAGAGGCGAGCGGGTTTTGGAGAGAGTTGTGGGAGGAGAGAGGGACTGGGAATAAGAACGTGGCCTGGTTGCAGGAAGTAAAGATCGCGATCTACGAGCAAGTACCACCACCAACGGCCAGCGAATGGGCTCTCGAAGTAGCGGAAGCGGTCAAAGTCCTGTCCAAGAAGCGCAACTGGAGCGCGCCAGGGCCTGATAAAATTACTAACTTTTGGTGGAAACATGCTGGCACCCTGCACAAGGGTGTGGTCGAGAGCTTCAAAGAAGTTTCTAAAAGTGACGAAGATTACCCCGAGTGGTTTTCTGAAGGCAAAACCTCCCTCATTCCGAAAGAAGGCGAGTTcctgagtgaaaatcaaaggcCTATTACTTGTCTAAATAACATGTATAAGTGGTTTACATCTTGCCTCCTGGCACCTGTGGACCAACACCTTGAACATTATGGCCTGATGGAAGGCCAGCAGAGAGGAGCGAAATCAGGGTGTTTTGGTACGATGGATAACTTGCTAATCGATAGAGCAGTAATGCTGGATTGCCAGAGAGGCAAACGGAACTTAAGCATGGCATGGATTGACGTGCGCAAGGCTTACGACTCCGTCGACCATGATTGGCTATGGGCAATGACTGACGTGCACAGGCTTCCCATCTGGCTGGGTAAGGTCATACGCAAGTTGTGTGCGAGCTGGAATACTAAAGTAGTAGCTACAACAAGGCAAGGGCGAGAGACTTCCAGAAAAATAAGGTTCATGAAGGGGCTACCCCAGGGGGACGCTTTGTGTCCTAGATTGTTTACACTGTGCCTGAACCCAGTAGCGTGGCGCCTGCGGGCAACGGAGGAATACCGGTTATCCAAGCCTGTAGGAGTCAAAGTCACCGATCTCCTGTATATCGACGACCTGAAGGTCTTTTCTGCCTCCGAGAGCAAGCTGAACCGACTGCTGAAGGAAACTCGAGGAGCGATGCAGGATATTGGCCTTCACTGGAATCAGAAAAAGTGCTCAGTGGTACACGTGAAGAGAGGAGCCCAATTGTTAGACGAGTCTGGTATGAGGATGGACGAGACAACTACCATCACGGATCTTGGGGAGGGAAAACATTACAAGTTCCTGGGGGTTCTGGAGAACGTTCGGCAGAATGAACGGCTGGCTTTAGCGTGTGCAGCTAAAGAGTATCTACGCAGGATATCTATTATATGGTCCAGCCCCCTATCTGATTGTAACCGTGTACAGGCAACTTATCAGTATGCACTCCCGGTGCTGCGGTACTTAATGTGGACACAACATTGGTCTCTATCAGAGTTAAGAGGTGTGGACAGAGCAGCTCGGAAGATCATAGTTGAGAACGGTGGCAAGCACCCAGCTGGCCTAACTTCTTTGTTATACCTACCTAGGGAGAAAGGGGGTAGAGGCCTGCAATCAGTCGAACACGAGTATaagatcactaaaatcaaatcgcTACTGAAATAGTATCAGAATTCGGACCAGACTGTGGTAGCAGTTAGAGAATTTGAAGAACACGCCATGGCATCAGGTCACCAGTCGCTTGTAAAGGAAGCAGCCAAGTACGCTGAAGAACTTAACATCACACTTCAGCTTGATATCCTAAATCCCGTGTGTGTTACAACGGAAGGAAAGGTGGTGACTGCAGCTAGAGCTGGGAATCTGCTGAAGAAATCTCAAGAGATGCCGTTCTTGGAGATCGCTAAAGAAAAAaggtggcaaggaaagttaTTCCGTATCAGATGGGACGATGATAGCCTAAGCATAACCAGCTGCTTTGCATGGCTAAAAGGGTGGGCTACATGCCCTACATATACCATCGCGGGCATGTATGAGCTATATGAGCAGTTGTTACCTACGAAGCTCTACACAAAGGAAAAGACGCAAACCTACACCGACGGTGAAGTCCTATGCAGGTTATGTGGGAAGGTAGCTGAGAGCGTTGCACATGTATTGGCTGGATGTTCCTCCCTGGCACAAACCAAGTACCTATACAGGCATAATGCAGCCTTgaagattctgttttttgagcTCCTCCGAGAGCATGAGTTGATAGAAGAGGTTCCACCATGGTACTCACCGGCGATGCCAAAACCAGCCTACCAGAACACCACGAGTGAAGCGTTTTGGGATATTCCCATCTATGCAGAGCACAACGAAGTAAGAGCAAATCGGATAGACGCGCGTCTTGTCAGCCACGAGAGGAAAGAAGTTTACACAATTgaaatgagctgcccatggATTGAGAGTTGAGCCAAGAAAGATGAGGAAAAGACGCTCAAGTATGGTCCCATGATGTGGGAGCGGAAGCAGAGATGCAATGGTTACAGGGTTGAACAGTACAACATAATAATTGACGTACTGGGTGTTTATTCTAAACACCTAGAGAAGTCGGTGAGGAAGCTAATAGGAGCGAGAGCACGGGGTGTACTTGAGCGGATGCAGAAGTCGGTCAtctcaaacactttgaacattgcCAGAACATTTAAGATAAATACTTAGTTAGGGCGAGAAGGACACTAGActttaggttttcttttttcttctgaaaTCCAGAAACACAAGGGTTGTCGCAAAACctgtattttaattattttctacgtagtttttatagtggataAGAGTTTGATATGAttctaaataggcttttagtaGAGATAACCGAATTATGATGGCCTCGTGTAGGTTTCTTAGAGATAATGAGAGTATAAAACTGAATAATTttctaaataggcttttagtaGAGATAATGATATCATCATATTTTTGCGCAGGTTTTACAGAGtatagaatttaataatattctgAATTGGCTCTCTAAGTAGAGAGATTCATATCATTATGTATATTAGAATTGTACTAGGTTCCGTacctaattttttttacttctaattGTAGCTTCTCAAGTGCTGTAGGTTACGTTATGCGCCCTATACTACTCATAATGTCGACAGCATTCCAAAGTTTTATACtgcgagataataataataacaattatcatcatcatcatcattattatcaaagactaataataatataataataataataataataataataataataataataataataataataataataataataataataataataaaaagtcataagagggacacatggagaacacccacactacaagcctacatatccatatgccaaaagcttttcccatttcttggtatgtttagttagtttgttccgcctacttgctatctttttctctacttggtatacagctttaatcttggccttataaactcgtaaaatcggatgtacactatttaacttacatctataaatatacaatttagctgtcaatatcagatggtttaatataataaagtcgtctcctatattgaatattccaaacaaaatttctattattttgaaggattgtatgttaatgttacaattactaagccaagaacaaaaacttcccaaaaagtcttcgtcacattgcagtaaaaaaatagATGTTCGATGTATTCAATTTCTCGtttgcaaaatgtacataaaggcgactcaatcatttttaacctaaacaTCTTTTCACTTGTAAAgactatattattcaatatcttatcttggaattcacgaattttagtttcaattgtaactataaacggtaaggagtatattttgctccaatcaatttgaagctggggaaacagaaatttcttttgagctgtGGGAGGAGcttgttttctgcttttaaaagcagtgtAAAGCAATTTGGATGAGACCTTTAACAAGGCTACCTGAGAGTTTTCCAACTTTAAATAAATTGTGACACCGATGTGTAAGGGCGGGAGATGTTGTGCACTTTGTCTAATGATCTGCCTCCATTCACGAGGGATTGCATCGACAATacccattaatttaaaacgctcTAATGGAGAAAGATTTGCATTTAATACATCTGCACTCTTTAAAAAGACTCCCGCATCAGACAGGAGGTCACCGAccgtaataattcctttagaatagaaatttttttcaaaggttgatagcttttgaacaattatgtatttattattccaaataacTTGATGCACGACGCCTCTGTACGTATTTATAGGAGATTCATTAAGTGCTGACCAAGCATTAAGACATTCTTTATAAAAAGCTGGAAGGTAGACAGGCAACTTTCCTGTATCAAAATTACACTTAAGAATGAATTTTCCACctattggaaaaagaaaatagtctacaatcttggacaaaaagggttgagaatattaaaaacaggggttattttgcgcactacgtcctcaatatcgcacattattagcgatctccctcccccctacaaccaatgttgataagcccaggttcgacatgctttgtttcgtctagcaacattgatcagggggggtgggggcaaaaagagagcttatttttcatactcgtgatcggagtttagttcaaaagcagagttttctcaacaattttgtccaagattgtagtatCATCTTCCAAAACTCTTGTTTTCTTCATCTACAAATCTTTTTAATAACATCACCCTCTGAGCTTGAATCATCGATTGAATGTCTAGCATCTAAGTCCACCATCTTCGATATAGTTGATGAGAGCGGAACGCTTGATTTTATCATTACCTTTCCAAATGAAACGGTAAATCAAACTGTTGACCTCTTAAATCAACTCTTCCGAAACTGCAATCAACGCCGCTTTACTCAAAAATTTTGGTAGAATAAAGGATTTAACAACCTGAATTCTTCCTAGTAGTGTAAGTTCTCTCCACTTCCACATGTTCAATATATCTTTGATAGACTTAAGAACTAAGTTAAAGTTGGCTCTCATCCTTGATGCTATATAATAATCAAATACAATTCCCaggattttaattgattttcgtactttaTGAGAAAACTTAGTTGGATCCAGGTGATGTGTGCCAATGGCAAAGATCTCTgttttatcatcattaactCGAAGGTTGGAGAACTTATAAAAAATTTGCAGAGTTGCCAATAAACGATGATACGATGCGATATCTCTGAGAAAACAAGTCATATCGTCAGCAAACAGTGTTAGTTTGATTTCTTCCTCATTGATTAAAATACCTTTAGTTCCCTTATCCTCCCGAATTCTGCAAGCAAGCACTTCAATGGCCAAAATAAATAACCAAGGTGACAAGGGATCGCCCTGCCTAACGCCACAACGAATATCAAACAAATCAGtaataaaaccattatttaaGACACAACTAGATACGTCAGTGTAGAAGGTTTTGATCCACTTTAGAAATTGCGTTCCAAAGTTAAATTTTTCCAAGATTTATAAAAGGGAAGAATGATTCAAAGAGTCgaatgctttctcaaaatcaactGCCTAAAGAATACCTGAACTATCCGTAAATTTAGCAAATTCAAGTACATCTTCAATTGTTCGAACTCCGTCAAGTAATGATCTTCCCTTGATATAATAAAACCATTTTGATTTGAATGAATAAGCTCAGGTAAAAACAATTCTAACTTTCTTGCAATCGCCTTTGATGCGATTTTAACATGGACATTAATCAGTGAGATCGGTCTCCAATTTTTGATAAAACGTCTGTCTTTGTCTTTCTTCTCCAACAACGTAATCATAGCttgtttttgcgaatttgacaGTTGTCCGTGTTCGTGAGCGAAATTCAAGGAATTGACGAGACATTTCTTTATGAGATGCCAGAAGCCAAGATAAAACTCCACAGTTAATCCATCATTCtctggtgttttgtttttctcaaatgatTTCAACGCTTCTAAATATTcgtttgttgtaatttttttctccaaatattCCTGCTGCTCGTCTGTTAACATGTTAGTATTTACATTCTCAAGGAATTCATCAATCGACAAGAAATATTCCTGCTGCTCGTCTGTTAACATGTTAGTATTTACATTCTCAAGGAATTCATCAATCGACAAGCCACCCTGTTGACAAGAGTCTTTATCATAAAGATTGGCATAAAAGCTATGAATCTCTGTCATTATTTGTTTCGGAGCCATTATGCATTCAACATTAAACCCCACTAACTTCCtaatacaactttttttctttttggaattttctAAGTTCAAAAAGTAGTTATTACTTTTCTCGCCATATTCGTACCAATTTACTCTCGAGCGAATTATTGCTCCTTGCACTATATAATCATATTGACTATCATATcggtttttaaaatttccagatCACTCAAGTTTTCTTGACTGGGCTGTTTATCGCATTTTGCTGTGCactctttaattttttgttctaaGTCTAATAATTTCTCCCCTCTAATTCTAGCCTTCCTTTCTCTATAGGTAATAGTTTCATAACGGATTTTATACTTAATGAAGTCCCAAAGGACCCTTGGATCCTGAATCTCTTTTCCATCTTCCAACCAATCATTGTAATTCTCAGTTATAAAAGAGATATATTCATCATCTTCTAAAAGACtagaattaaatttccaaaaggaAGGTCCCCGTCCCGTTTCTTTAATTCCGTTTATATGCATTGTAATAGCGGAGTGATCCGTTCTTATTGCAGGAATAATATCTACATCTTCTACCTCTTCTTGAACACTACTGCTTATTAGCCAAAAGTCCAAACGTCGCTGTATTGTAgagtttttttgtctccatgtaAAGCGCTTAGTATCTGGATTTCTTATTCTCCAGATATCAGTCAGATCATAAGACGAACacaaatcttcaattttttttacaggaTTCTCTTACTTGAGGTTTGCCTCCAGTTCCATCCAACTCAGCATcgaaaataacattgaaatcgCCTCCAATAATAACTTCACAATTATCCTCTAATTCTAATTTATCGAGTTGTTTTTGAATTTCCTCAAAGAAGATGCATTGATCTTTGGTCTtatttggggaataaatattgacaaaaacaaaactatatCCCTGAATGACacctttcaaaataataaatcttcCTTGTTCATCTTCTTGGCGTTCTTCAATATCACAATCGAATTTCTCCTTAACCAAAATCATAACCCCCCTACTGTGCTCCGAACCATGACTAAAGAAAATGTCGCCCCTCCACTGCGACTTCCAAAACTTTTCGACGTCTGGAGTACTAtaagtttcttgtaaaaagataATATCGGATCTCTCTTTTGTTAACCAGTAAAAAAGTGCCTTTCTTTTGTCAAAAGAGCGAATCCCCCGAACATTTAGAGATAgaattctaaaatttaaattccGTTTTGTGAAGATTTCAAAGAGTCATTTCAGTGAAGAGAACGGAACAATAAATACGTCAAGAGGCATCTGCATACATGAAGCTCAAGCCATGGGTGCATTGCATGTCCCTCACACAAGAACAATATAAAGTTAGCCCGCtaaaatgcgaaaaaaaaaaacaacaaatggcACAAAGCAAAACTACGACGCACAATTACATAGTTAAAAAAGTATCCAGCGAAAGCTGTTAAATATAGAGCTATTAACACAAAGGGTCTTGCAATCCTCATAACACCTAGtaacaatacaaacaaaaaaccccagttcttggaaaaaataatgcaaatttggTAAAGAAATAGTTTTATACATGACCTGAAGTTTTAGATTTTACGTTTTTATATTTGAACACCGTCAATAAACAACTTATCAGGCTCCGCCCTACTAAAATAGACGGTCTTACCCtcttcttttgcctttttaAAACGATGCATCTTCTTCTTTCTACGCTCTAGAATTTCTTTTGGAAGGTCCGGTGAGATTCCAAGATATTTACCTTTCAATTTCTTTGCCTTTGACATGACCTCCTCACGATCAGGGTATCTTAAAAAACGCGCAATTATTTGTCTAGGCTTTCCAACAGAGGAAGTCCGCTTCCCAACTCGGTGTACCCTGTGAAATTCTATATTATCAGCATCTTCCACGCCGAGTTcggtttttaaaaaatcaaccaaaaccTCCCTCGTGTTTTCGTTtacatctttttcttctttaattccAAAGAAACCAAGATTCTCACGCCGCTGATAAACCTCCATATACAGTTTCTCGTCTCTGAGAAGGTGAACTTGACTctgtatttcttgaaaattcttCTTGAACGACTCTCTTTCTGCATTAGCGAAGTTCAAACCGTCTTCAAGCCCTTTAATCTTCGTTTCTGTCTCCTTCTTAAACACCTCGAAACTTTCGACCTTACCTTGAAGGCTACTTATTTTCTCGTCCACTGATTGAATTTGATCTTCTAATTTTTGTAGCTTTTTTAACACTTGGTCTAGTTTTGGCATTACCGTCTCCGCCATGTTAAGCAAAGTGAGCACCTCATCCGACTCGCTACTACGCTCAGAATCTGTGAATGATACGTTCTGTTTTATCCTTTTGTCATCGGGCGAAAAGAGGATGTTGAGGAGCTTTtccacgtttttcttttaatatttttggccATGTGCCATATCCAAGAACGGAGCTAACATAAACTCGTCTACTCCAACATCTTGCCCGACCCAATCTCCCCATAGCAACTCAGTTGCTTCAccagaaaccaaaattttaaatcTTGGGTGCCTTCATCAAAATCTTGTTCTTGATGCTTAAAGGCAGAATTGTGCAACACTGCAGAGGTCACGTCAATCCGAAGTGCAGACTTGGAAAGCGTCGCTTCAACTGAGCATGTCTCAATAATACACCTATAGTGCGCCTATGTGCATTGTTATATCGCATTTCTTCTTGATTCTTTGGCTTGAAGATGCTTGTCATTCTGTATAAGGTGCAAGGGCATCCACTGTCACACACTAGAAAGCTATCGACAGTTGAGGCCCTTAATTTGTCTCCGATTCTGCTGTTCTCAAAATGCATGCATGTGAGTCCATCCAGGCTAGCGCGCCACGATGTAAGTAATAAAGGCATCGCTATCACAAACAACCTGTACGCTGATTGAGTAAGGCTACGTTCTGCTAATGAAAGCCATAGTGTCTTCTTTGCTTGGACATAAGATCCTAATGTGGGTACAATTGATGACCCCGAACCACACCTGGAAAGCGTGCAACATCATCAAACTTTGTCTTGGTGTCAGTCAAGTAAGGAATGTCCTTTTCGTTTTGCTATTGTCCTTGAAACCCTTTGAACTACAGAATTACACTGCATGCAGCGAATACTGAAACACCCACATAATATAACCCGGTCGAATGTTCCAGTGGGATAAAATTTCAAAGCAGTTAGAACCTGCCACATCGCGGTGTCATCGGTAGATTTCGGCTTCACTGAGGCTTGTAAGATCTTAGTCCATagtttttaaagggaacctccactaaaacaacaaaataactttaaaccacagaacataatgtttacaattggaattgctcaatctttttccaatgaaaacgtttgtattcgagaaaaataaattccaaaaacgcttattttggctttcaaatttcatgggcgccgccatcttgaataattgtgacgtaacttggttgccctattgttctgatacaaagagctattgttctggaacaatagggcaaccaagttacgtcacaattattcaagatggcggcgcccgggaaatttgaaagccaaaataagcgtttttggaatttatttttctcgaatacaaacgctttcattggaaaaagattgagcaattccaattttAAACATTATGCTCTgtagtttaaagttattttgttgttttagtggaggttccctttaaaactTTCTAAAACGAGAATGCATACGCAACTCTTCGTCATCGTATCGGGTGAAATCCGTCCTTAAGGCGCCTAATTTGTCAGGCTACACACAATATCACGTCCAGTTAGATCCATTAATTAATGTGCTCTCTATAGCGAAGTAGTCCCTCCAATCCACTGAATTGGCTGATTATGAAATTGCTAAGTAAACGACATTTAAACTTATGTGTGAGAAGGTCTAACTCGCTGTTGTTCCTTAGTCATTGTTTAGTCGCAGCTTAAACACAGTTATAGTTGGACAACGTTTAAATATCGGATTTTCACATAGGTAAAACGTGGAGCGCTGTCTAGACTTCGTTTAAGTAACCGGCCCATAATCTCGTACctagatctcactctgtcactgaaaatgtgagatctggtaaagttcgatttcgagcatgctcagtgccagcgaggcccgaaatacgggcttttccttctctgcgcatgttcgtactctctgttgtgattttgggtgattttgcggaataaacatggatttcgagagtattcttgaagagatttttttgggtagaggacaaggaaaccttaaacttaagccgaaacagaaagaagcgctacaacggtcgagattgtttaaaaattgtcggagcaactgcagaatcactgaaactagcgcttaggcttaattaataaacgagtactattttcttcacaagatctcgtgcaaagtgtagttagccaaacgagcgctattttcttgacacgatcttgTTAAatatgtagttaatctaaccgtaaaattcacaattgatcactacttaattggcgagtcacgctttaagaacgagaaatactgttttgaataaaataCATACTTCAACtcgaatttattagtttctgcgtaccgcgtagcaaagctacgcagaactttattcgagtggcaagGTACGAGGGGTTttgtcggtaccatttacacaaacgtcgcaaatttttaaaatgactttcctcaactgtaaagcttttccggcgtcggaaaaaacaaaactttcctccgcacaactggcatttattcaaaacagcacatgagcttgcgaaaaacAAACCTTAATTAattgccccgcgaaataagccaatcggagcgtagattgcttTACCGTAACCTTTTTTTAgtggccaatgaaaaatggtgtactgtcgaactttaccagatctcacatttccagtgatagagtgagatctgggtacgagattaaccgGCCCATAGTTCTCAATTTAAGTTAGCGAGACTTTCACTCTGAGGTCGACTTCTGGCACACCTCCTCCGTGGGGCCAGGTCGTTAAGTAAACAAAGTAAAATGAGCTGTTGAAATTGCTAAATGTTCGCGGTTGCTCTCTCCATAGAATTAGCTATGGAGAGCGCTACCAAAATATAAACAGATCTCTTACTCGAATAAGCAATGTAGATGACGAAGGCCATGAGGCAGGCAAGACAAAGCAAATAACGCTTTGGAAGCAAACCGTACAATGACATGCGACACTCTGCCGTCATAGTTGGTGCAGGACGAGACTATCTGTGGgtaaacaaagagagaaaaagcGCTCAGAAGAGTCTCAAGCAAAAGGCAACGACCATGCAAGCCTTAAAGTTCCTATCAGCCCCACCCACCCACTTGTCTTGTTATTTTCGCAACCTTTTCTTGAAAACTCACTTTTCTACGTGCTTTTGAAATACGGGGGAAACTCGGGTCATAGTTTGATTCGTGACCGAGCAACGAAGGGGAAGGGTTGGATACCGGATTGATGACACAATTTTCCATCGCTGTTTACAAAGAACTTTCTCAACGCAGGGTAATTTCGGACTTCatactagcctgcgtagcatggcggttttggTTGCTAAGTAATAAAGGCGGGCGAGGGCAGAAAAACCGCGAGGAGATTGGGGCAGGAGCAACTGAAAAACCGCCTGCACGGACGGGGGGCTTTTTTGAGTCGGTCCGTATGCCAGCGTACGGATCGTTCCGATTGGTTCAGAATGGTCGCCCGTCAATCAAATATTTTGGTAATTTCCCTTGGAAGAGTTTCGAGAGACTGAACAAATCTTCTCgtcaaaacaaaatcaaaatatgACAGAAGCATTAACTAGAGCGTTGTCGCTCTTGAATATTCGTCGGGAAATAGTGCAGTTGTCTTGAAGCCAGAGCAGGAAACGGCCATTAACAATCTTCTTCATGGGAGAGACGTAATGGCAATTTTGCCAACAGGTTTTGGCAAGAGCATGATCTATACTGCCTTCGCTCTTGCCGAAGAAGAAATTTCTTCATCAAAAACGTGTGTGATTGTCATGGCCCCGTTGA
Encoded here:
- the LOC137967550 gene encoding chromosome partition protein Smc-like, coding for MAETVMPKLDQVLKKLQKLEDQIQSVDEKISSLQGKVESFEVFKKETETKIKGLEDGLNFANAERESFKKNFQEIQSQVHLLRDEKLYMEVYQRRENLGFFGIKEEKDVNENTREVLVDFLKTELGVEDADNIEFHRVHRVGKRTSSVGKPRQIIARFLRYPDREEVMSKAKKLKGKYLGISPDLPKEILERRKKKMHRFKKAKEEGKTVYFSRAEPDKLFIDGVQI